One window of Anaerolineales bacterium genomic DNA carries:
- a CDS encoding O-antigen ligase family protein, whose translation MAQGNSTNKFQSRETLKSAIKLLWGLALLTLPVTSFRWFPGLGESTLVRPLALYPLAILLPLLLIQAWRRKISLTFSGAFIALGVFVLYAFFSSSIGALIDPIPLRGQTYDGRVIRALVTLFIGVAFFVAAVWMNKDEADLRFTVQWIFAGLCLDLAWSGLQAVTFYTGLLEKEMVTHWQLAFSMRELVRTNRISGLAYEPAWLAGQLATIFFPFLFAAVLTKFRLTSLTWLEPVLLTLSTLVLFATYSRGGLLITIGVSGLMTLIFGRDILQGIWAWYIKGFKEQRFTSFIFRLSIIVALVGVIAGAFLFLSQKNYFRRLWEVNAESLNEYIVDINAGARGAYTVGALSAFSEYPLTGVGLGGSGFYIYQNLPDWALTTVPEIAKQLDPSNRLYPNPKNLYVRLLSETGLIGFFLFIAFQLYLLGETLSLYRRGPAWARFAAIAGVFAWVAIALYNFTQDSLTTPNIWIVPGIMAGIAVNLSNKEVS comes from the coding sequence ATGGCGCAAGGCAATTCCACGAATAAATTCCAAAGCCGGGAGACTTTGAAGTCCGCCATAAAATTACTTTGGGGTCTTGCCCTGCTCACCCTGCCTGTCACCAGTTTTCGCTGGTTTCCCGGTTTGGGCGAAAGCACGCTTGTCCGCCCGCTGGCTTTGTATCCGCTTGCGATCTTGTTACCGCTTCTTCTGATTCAGGCATGGCGCAGAAAAATATCGCTGACATTCTCTGGCGCGTTCATCGCGCTTGGCGTGTTTGTTTTATACGCTTTTTTCTCATCCAGCATCGGCGCATTGATAGACCCGATCCCCTTGCGCGGACAAACCTACGACGGTCGCGTCATTCGCGCTCTTGTGACGCTTTTCATCGGCGTCGCTTTCTTTGTCGCTGCCGTCTGGATGAACAAGGACGAAGCCGATCTGCGTTTCACCGTCCAGTGGATTTTCGCCGGGCTATGTCTCGACCTTGCCTGGAGCGGACTGCAAGCCGTCACGTTTTACACGGGTCTGCTTGAAAAGGAAATGGTCACGCATTGGCAGCTTGCATTTTCGATGCGCGAACTCGTGCGCACGAACCGCATCTCGGGCCTGGCATATGAACCGGCATGGCTGGCGGGACAACTTGCGACGATATTTTTTCCATTTCTCTTTGCCGCTGTATTGACGAAGTTCCGCCTCACTTCGCTGACCTGGCTTGAGCCTGTGCTTCTGACTTTATCCACACTCGTATTGTTTGCCACCTACTCACGCGGAGGCTTGCTCATCACCATCGGCGTCTCCGGTTTGATGACGCTTATATTCGGGCGCGACATTCTCCAAGGCATATGGGCTTGGTATATCAAAGGCTTTAAAGAACAGCGCTTTACATCTTTCATCTTTCGCCTTTCGATCATTGTCGCTCTTGTCGGAGTTATCGCAGGCGCGTTTCTTTTTCTTAGCCAAAAGAATTACTTCCGCCGCCTGTGGGAGGTCAATGCCGAGAGCTTGAACGAATACATCGTGGACATCAACGCCGGTGCGCGCGGAGCGTACACGGTCGGGGCGTTGTCTGCGTTTTCAGAATATCCGCTGACAGGCGTCGGCTTGGGAGGAAGCGGGTTCTACATCTACCAGAACCTGCCCGATTGGGCTTTAACCACCGTCCCTGAAATTGCAAAACAACTCGATCCATCCAATAGGTTGTATCCCAACCCGAAAAATCTCTATGTGCGTTTACTCTCCGAGACCGGTCTGATCGGCTTCTTCCTTTTCATTGCTTTTCAACTTTACCTGTTGGGTGAAACACTTTCTCTTTACCGGCGTGGGCCAGCCTGGGCGCGGTTTGCCGCGATCGCCGGTGTATTTGCGTGGGTTGCCATCGCCTTGTATAATTTCACCCAGGATTCGCTGACCACCCCGAACATTTGGATCGTGCCGGGGATCATGGCTGGGATTGCCGTTAATCTATCGAATAAGGAAGTTTCATGA
- a CDS encoding sulfotransferase domain-containing protein: MIVLSVGMPRAGSGWHYNLIHDLMKTTGCADARDIRERYKLQKILTEVNCNIGVLSARRLAMVAIPALMGNTFVIKAHAAPSGASRILAKLGLLRMTYIYRDPRDAMLSAFDFGQRALAKGRPNAFSHLSDFDKSMDFIMEYVRIWEKWTAEKNVLVARYEDLLTNYEVESARLLKYLNLDAAKPEVRAVIEQYRPGANDSQQGLHYYKGQIGRFRDAYTTEQKRFILTKLVGYLERMGYDTV, encoded by the coding sequence ATGATCGTCCTTTCCGTTGGAATGCCGCGCGCGGGGTCGGGCTGGCACTATAACCTCATCCACGACCTGATGAAAACGACAGGATGCGCCGATGCGCGCGACATCCGCGAAAGATACAAATTACAGAAGATTCTTACGGAGGTCAATTGCAACATCGGCGTACTTTCGGCGCGCAGGCTCGCGATGGTGGCCATACCCGCGCTGATGGGCAATACTTTTGTGATCAAAGCCCATGCGGCGCCATCCGGCGCGTCGCGTATTCTGGCAAAGCTGGGTTTGTTGCGCATGACCTACATCTATCGCGACCCGCGTGACGCCATGCTCTCGGCATTCGATTTCGGTCAACGCGCGCTTGCCAAGGGACGCCCCAACGCATTTTCCCACCTGTCGGATTTCGATAAAAGCATGGACTTCATCATGGAGTACGTCCGCATTTGGGAGAAATGGACTGCGGAGAAGAATGTGCTTGTCGCACGCTACGAGGATCTCTTAACGAATTACGAGGTAGAATCGGCACGCCTGTTGAAATATCTCAACCTGGATGCGGCCAAGCCGGAGGTCCGCGCGGTGATCGAGCAATATCGTCCCGGCGCGAACGACTCTCAACAGGGATTGCACTACTACAAAGGCCAGATCGGGCGTTTCCGTGATGCCTATACAACCGAACAAAAAAGGTTCATATTGACCAAACTGGTCGGTTATCTGGAGCGCATGGGGTACGATACGGTGTAG